The sequence CTCGCGCACCGCCGCGCGGTCCTCGCCGATGTAGGTGTGCAGCATCAGCGTCACCTGCCCCGCCTCCGGATCGTACCCCTGCTCTGCCCGCGCCGCCCGGTACAGCCGGATCTTCTCGGCCACATCTTCGAGCGATTGGCCCAGCAGATGCGTCAGCACATTCGCCCCGCGCTTGCCCGCCGCGATAAACGTCTCCGGGTTGCCCGCCGCCGTGATCCAGATCGGCAGTTCCGCCTGCACCGGCTTCGGAAAGATCTGCACCTCGATCGCGCTGCCCGTGCCGCTCTCCACCGGCAGCGCCTCGCCGCGCCACAGCTTTTGCACCGCCGCGATCCCGTCCGCCGTCGCCTGCTTGCGCTCGGCGTAGCGCTCCGGGAAGAAGGCAAAATCGTTGGCGTGCCAGCCGGAGGCCACCGCGATCCCGACGCGACCGTTGGACAGGTTATCCACCACCGACCACTCTTCCGCGACGCGGAGCGGGTCGTGGAGCGGCAGCACCACGCTGCCCGCGCGGATCTGCACGCGCTCGGTGATCGTCGCAATCGCCGCGCTGGTGATCGCCGGATTGGGATACAGGCCGCCGAACTCGTGGAAGTGGCGCTCCGGCGTCCAGACCGCCGTGAAGCCGTGCCGGTCGGCGAACTTGGCACCCTCGATCAGCA is a genomic window of Herpetosiphonaceae bacterium containing:
- a CDS encoding MupA/Atu3671 family FMN-dependent luciferase-like monooxygenase, yielding DAAPVVVLTEARVADRLPATTAQVLVLDRAWPTIAACATSNPDAARAPEQIAYLIYTSGSTGQPKGVLVPHGSVVNFVSAMQQQLGCGADDTLLATTSISFDISVLELFWPLTQGATVVILGEHAASGMPAQTTTPGSERPIDFSLFYFASADSTAGDKYRLLIEGAKFADRHGFTAVWTPERHFHEFGGLYPNPAITSAAIATITERVQIRAGSVVLPLHDPLRVAEEWSVVDNLSNGRVGIAVASGWHANDFAFFPERYAERKQATADGIAAVQKLWRGEALPVESGTGSAIEVQIFPKPVQAELPIWITAAGNPETFIAAGKRGANVLTHLLGQSLEDVAEKIRLYRAARAEQGYDPEAGQVTLMLHTYIGEDRAAVRE